The Candidatus Dormiibacterota bacterium genome segment CTCCCCGCCTTCGTCGCCGATCGGAGCCTGCTCCTCGAGGCGCTGGGCGAGGGCGAGGCCCACCTCCTCATCGCCGACTCCGACGCCGTCGGCGGCGCCGAGGGCATCGCCGAGCTGCGCCGGGAGACCGACCTTCCCCTGATCGTCCTCGGCGGCGGTCCCACCGAGCGCTACCTCGAGGCCGGCGCCGACTACCACCTGCCCAAGCCCTTCGCCCCCGCGCTGCTCCGCACCACCGCCCAGGCGGCACTGCGGCGGTCGGTGGCGGTGGCCCCGCTGGCGCGCACCCGCATGGTGCTCGGCCGGGTGGTGTTCGAGCCCAGCCGGCGCCGCCTGAGCAGCGAGCGCGGGCGGCTCTCGCTCACCAGCCGGGAGGCCGACCTGCTCGAGTTCCTGGCCACCCACACCGGCCAGGTCATCAGCCGCGCCCAGATCATCGAGGGCGCGTGGGGCGGCGTCGCCGAGGCCACCGACGCGGCGGTGGTGAGCAGCGTCTACCGGCTCCGCCGCAAGCTCGTCGAGGCCGGGGCGACGGTGCGCATCGCCACCGTGCCCGGCCAGGGATACCGGCTGCTCCTCGACGCCGGACCGGGGCGGGGGCTGCTGCCCGCCGGGTCGGCCACGGTGGTGCTGCCACGGTCCTGATCGCCTGTGCCCTGCGCCGCGAGGCGGCGGCGGTGCGGCGCCGGCTGGGGGCCCGGCCCGGGGTGCGGGTGGTGACCACCGGGATGGGCCCGGCGGCGGCGGCGGGCG includes the following:
- a CDS encoding response regulator transcription factor, yielding MSAVILDLEPDYREVVALICRRLGLLPAFVADRSLLLEALGEGEAHLLIADSDAVGGAEGIAELRRETDLPLIVLGGGPTERYLEAGADYHLPKPFAPALLRTTAQAALRRSVAVAPLARTRMVLGRVVFEPSRRRLSSERGRLSLTSREADLLEFLATHTGQVISRAQIIEGAWGGVAEATDAAVVSSVYRLRRKLVEAGATVRIATVPGQGYRLLLDAGPGRGLLPAGSATVVLPRS